The Flavimarina sp. Hel_I_48 genome window below encodes:
- a CDS encoding ATP-binding cassette domain-containing protein — MIEISLRKALNLAKGASVLEADFNLQPEIAYTLYGASGAGKTSIFRMLSGLMKPDCGRITVNGTIWYDSEEKINLKPQQRNVGFMFQDYALFPNMSVRENLNFALKKGQNKSIIDHLMEIIELNELQHRNPQELSGGQQQRVALARALVNKPELVLLDEPLAALDKTMRLTLQRYITKVQQEFGFTLLLISHDVGEILRVSQQLFELKDGQLQPPREPASFFTGNAVSGKFQFEAEIINSSKEGILFILDLLVGNRLIKVVVPPEVVADLQPGDQVIVASKGFNPLIYKI; from the coding sequence ATGATCGAAATATCCCTGCGGAAAGCCTTGAATTTAGCAAAAGGCGCTAGTGTTTTAGAGGCAGACTTCAACCTGCAGCCTGAAATTGCGTACACACTGTATGGCGCTTCCGGAGCGGGAAAAACCTCTATTTTCAGAATGCTATCTGGCCTGATGAAACCAGATTGCGGGCGTATTACAGTTAATGGAACGATTTGGTACGATTCCGAAGAAAAAATAAATCTTAAACCACAACAGCGCAATGTGGGTTTTATGTTTCAGGATTATGCACTGTTTCCTAACATGAGCGTACGTGAAAACCTCAATTTTGCACTAAAAAAGGGTCAAAATAAGTCCATTATTGATCATTTAATGGAGATAATTGAACTTAACGAACTGCAGCACCGCAACCCGCAAGAACTTTCTGGGGGACAGCAACAGCGCGTTGCGCTGGCACGTGCACTGGTAAATAAACCTGAACTGGTTTTACTGGATGAGCCGCTGGCAGCACTTGACAAAACCATGCGTTTGACCTTGCAGCGCTATATAACCAAAGTACAGCAGGAATTTGGTTTTACGCTACTCTTGATAAGTCACGATGTGGGCGAAATCTTAAGGGTCTCGCAGCAACTTTTTGAGCTAAAAGATGGCCAGCTGCAACCGCCACGGGAACCGGCTTCTTTTTTTACAGGAAATGCGGTAAGCGGTAAATTTCAGTTTGAAGCCGAAATAATCAATAGTAGTAAAGAGGGTATTTTATTCATCCTAGACCTGCTAGTGGGCAACCGGCTCATAAAAGTGGTCGTACCGCCAGAAGTTGTGGCAGACCTACAACCGGGGGATCAGGTGATCGTTGCTTCTAAGGGATTTAATCCGCTTATTTACAAGATTTAA
- the modB gene encoding molybdate ABC transporter permease subunit, with protein MINWDPLLLTFKLAGFTTCLLLIIAIPLSYYLAYSRSRIKPILETLVSMPLVLPPTVLGFYLLVTFSTGHPIGRFFDDALGIRLLFSFPGLVIGSIIYSLPFMVQPLQAGFAALPVSLKEASYVLGKSSLTTMIRVLLPNMKPALLSGIVLAFAHTVGEFGVVLMIGGNIPNSTRVASIAIYDEVEALNYDAANTYSLILFAITFSLLLLVYLFNGGYFKKILP; from the coding sequence ATGATAAACTGGGATCCCTTGTTGCTAACATTTAAACTTGCGGGCTTCACGACCTGCTTGTTATTGATCATAGCCATCCCGCTAAGTTATTATCTGGCCTACTCCCGTTCCCGTATTAAACCTATACTGGAAACGCTGGTCAGTATGCCTCTCGTACTGCCGCCCACAGTGCTTGGTTTTTATCTTCTGGTCACCTTTAGCACCGGGCATCCCATAGGTCGGTTTTTTGATGATGCACTGGGAATTCGATTATTGTTTTCTTTTCCAGGGCTGGTAATTGGTTCGATTATTTATAGCCTTCCTTTTATGGTACAACCTCTTCAGGCTGGGTTTGCTGCTTTGCCCGTTTCGCTCAAAGAAGCCTCTTACGTCCTGGGGAAATCCAGCTTAACGACTATGATCCGGGTGCTGTTGCCCAATATGAAACCTGCCCTGCTCAGCGGTATTGTGCTCGCTTTTGCGCATACTGTGGGTGAATTTGGCGTTGTATTGATGATAGGCGGTAATATCCCCAACAGCACGCGTGTGGCTTCCATCGCCATTTATGACGAGGTGGAAGCGCTCAATTATGACGCTGCGAACACATATTCTCTTATACTTTTTGCCATAACCTTTTCCCTGCTATTATTGGTTTATCTTTTTAATGGAGGTTACTTTAAAAAAATTCTTCCTTAA
- a CDS encoding TOBE domain-containing protein: MNTVRAKIVQLECSASITLVTLETEANILLQLLVIDTPQTASYLQKGNTVRAIFKETEVILALPTSKDIAIPNAIHAKISKLEQDTFLTRVYLESAMGGLTALVHSETFRNLKIGLGDEVLALVKMNEIMLAQ; the protein is encoded by the coding sequence ATGAATACGGTCAGGGCAAAAATAGTACAACTTGAATGTAGCGCCAGCATCACGCTGGTCACGCTGGAAACCGAAGCAAACATTTTGTTGCAACTGCTCGTCATTGATACGCCACAAACGGCCAGCTATTTGCAAAAAGGAAATACGGTACGTGCAATTTTTAAGGAAACCGAAGTCATTCTTGCGCTGCCAACTTCAAAAGATATCGCGATCCCAAATGCAATTCATGCAAAAATCAGTAAACTGGAACAGGACACTTTTTTGACGCGCGTTTACCTGGAAAGCGCCATGGGCGGACTTACGGCACTCGTACATTCAGAAACCTTCCGGAATTTGAAAATTGGTCTGGGCGATGAGGTTCTCGCACTGGTAAAAATGAACGAAATCATGCTTGCGCAATGA
- the modA gene encoding molybdate ABC transporter substrate-binding protein, translating to MQRRIFSCFWPFLAVFGLFLGCAEEQNENLSIATAANMQYAMQELISEFSAKSKIGCNMIVSSSGKLTNQIKAGAPYDIFVSADMKYPEELYKSGLTYEKPKVYAYGELVLWTLNDTLSLTMEALKLPGVKHIALANPKTAPYGAAAIKTLDYYKLRDEVSDKLVFSESIAQTNQFITSKAAEVGFTAKSVILSSALKNKGTFLAINDSAYKKLSQGIVRIKRDEKSEKASRSFYDFMFSAEGQNILKKQGYTTPSL from the coding sequence ATGCAAAGAAGAATTTTTAGCTGTTTTTGGCCATTTTTAGCCGTTTTTGGGTTGTTTTTAGGCTGCGCCGAAGAGCAAAATGAAAATCTGAGCATTGCCACCGCGGCCAATATGCAATACGCCATGCAGGAACTGATCAGTGAATTTTCGGCTAAAAGTAAAATAGGCTGCAACATGATCGTGAGCTCTTCCGGAAAGCTGACCAACCAGATCAAGGCGGGCGCACCTTATGACATTTTTGTTTCCGCAGATATGAAATATCCCGAAGAATTGTATAAAAGTGGCCTGACCTATGAAAAACCAAAAGTCTATGCGTATGGAGAATTGGTTTTGTGGACTCTCAATGACACGCTTTCACTTACTATGGAAGCGCTAAAACTTCCCGGGGTGAAACATATTGCGCTGGCAAATCCTAAAACCGCGCCTTACGGTGCAGCTGCCATAAAAACGCTTGATTATTATAAATTACGCGATGAGGTAAGTGATAAGTTGGTTTTTAGTGAAAGTATTGCCCAGACCAATCAGTTTATTACTTCAAAAGCTGCAGAAGTTGGCTTTACGGCAAAATCGGTGATTTTGTCTTCTGCCCTGAAAAATAAAGGTACTTTTTTAGCCATTAATGACAGCGCCTATAAGAAGTTAAGTCAAGGTATCGTACGTATAAAACGAGATGAAAAATCAGAAAAAGCATCACGGTCTTTTTATGATTTTATGTTTTCAGCGGAAGGGCAAAATATCCTAAAAAAACAGGGTTACACGACACCTTCTTTATGA
- a CDS encoding MBL fold metallo-hydrolase yields the protein MKIKQFEDKALSHFSYAIVSNGKVAIIDPERDPAIYYAFAEENQAKITAVIETHPHADFISAHLQIHKETGATIYTSKNVGAQYAHTAFDDGDHFKLGDISFEAINTPGHSPDSITIVAKNADQTVLFTGDTLFVGDVGRPDLRESNGNKKATRMELARQMYHSIKHKFDKLPDEALIYPAHGAGSLCGKSMGDASSSTLGNERKGNWAFKEQTEEQFVDALLEGQAFIPHYFGHAVDTNKEGAENLSLALSAIPLKVSSDAVPAGALIIDTRDEAAFKKNHLPGSFNIMATGVKMSFETWLGAIVKPGEQFYLVSETVENVYKSLQRVAKIGFERQVKGLLTLPEHALKHFQTLDLSHFEEHTDAYTIVDIRNKKETDESKFFASALTIPLHELRERADEIPAEKPIVVHCAGGYRSAAGSSIVANHLKDTMIYDLSDAVKKFQ from the coding sequence ATGAAAATCAAGCAGTTTGAAGATAAAGCCCTCTCCCATTTCTCCTACGCGATCGTAAGTAATGGAAAAGTGGCCATTATTGATCCAGAGCGTGATCCCGCCATATATTATGCATTTGCCGAAGAAAATCAAGCGAAGATCACCGCTGTTATAGAAACCCATCCCCATGCCGACTTTATAAGTGCGCACTTGCAAATTCATAAAGAAACGGGTGCTACAATCTACACAAGTAAAAACGTGGGGGCACAGTATGCGCATACTGCTTTTGATGATGGCGATCACTTTAAGCTGGGCGATATAAGCTTTGAAGCGATCAATACTCCCGGTCATTCTCCAGACAGTATTACCATAGTTGCCAAAAATGCTGACCAAACAGTACTTTTTACCGGTGATACCTTATTCGTGGGCGACGTGGGCAGGCCAGACTTGCGGGAGAGCAATGGCAACAAAAAAGCCACCCGTATGGAACTTGCCAGGCAAATGTACCACAGTATTAAGCATAAATTTGACAAACTTCCTGATGAAGCCCTTATTTATCCCGCTCATGGCGCGGGTTCGCTTTGCGGAAAAAGTATGGGAGACGCATCATCATCCACACTGGGCAATGAACGTAAGGGCAATTGGGCATTTAAGGAGCAAACGGAAGAGCAATTTGTTGATGCCCTTCTTGAGGGGCAGGCGTTTATTCCGCATTATTTTGGCCATGCGGTAGATACGAATAAGGAAGGGGCAGAAAATTTGAGTTTGGCGTTAAGTGCAATTCCGTTGAAGGTGAGTTCAGATGCTGTTCCTGCGGGCGCATTAATTATAGATACGAGGGATGAGGCCGCTTTCAAAAAGAATCACCTTCCCGGAAGTTTTAACATCATGGCAACCGGTGTAAAAATGAGCTTTGAAACCTGGCTGGGTGCTATCGTAAAACCCGGAGAACAATTTTATCTCGTTTCGGAAACTGTAGAAAACGTTTATAAATCGCTTCAAAGGGTAGCTAAAATAGGATTTGAGCGGCAGGTTAAAGGCCTTCTCACCCTACCGGAACACGCCTTAAAGCATTTTCAAACCCTGGATCTTTCCCATTTTGAAGAACATACAGATGCGTACACTATAGTGGATATACGTAATAAAAAAGAAACTGATGAAAGCAAATTTTTTGCAAGCGCTTTGACCATCCCATTGCATGAATTACGGGAACGTGCGGATGAAATTCCGGCAGAAAAGCCTATTGTTGTGCACTGTGCTGGTGGTTATCGTAGTGCGGCCGGCAGCAGTATCGTGGCCAACCATCTGAAAGATACGATGATTTACGACCTTAGCGATGCTGTCAAAAAATTTCAGTAG
- a CDS encoding sterol desaturase family protein — translation MKDYFTIIKDSFTGYWNYLGDEIVNPGWTNYFYWLIALSLLVFTIEIVIPWRKKQPILRKGFWLDAFYILFNFFLFSLVGYNAISNVGVQLFNDFLGLFGIKNIVAFEVQSFPVWGQLAIMFVIADFIQWNVHRMLHRVPWLWKFHQVHHSVKEMGFAAQFRFHFMETLVYKTVQYIPLAMIGFGIEQFFIVHMFAVFVGHLNHANVNWNYGKLGYLFNNPNMHIWHHAKELPAEHPYGMNYGLTLSIWDYLFGTAYVPGDGRDIELGFHGEEKLPKDFTGQVVYPFKSKE, via the coding sequence ATGAAAGATTATTTCACCATCATAAAAGATTCTTTTACCGGGTATTGGAACTATCTGGGTGATGAAATAGTGAACCCCGGCTGGACAAATTACTTCTACTGGCTGATCGCGCTATCGCTGCTTGTTTTTACGATAGAGATCGTAATTCCCTGGCGTAAAAAACAACCCATTTTGCGCAAAGGGTTTTGGCTTGACGCTTTTTATATCCTGTTTAATTTTTTCCTTTTTTCCCTTGTGGGCTACAACGCGATCTCGAATGTGGGCGTGCAGCTTTTCAATGATTTTCTAGGTTTATTTGGTATAAAAAATATCGTGGCTTTTGAGGTACAGTCTTTTCCCGTTTGGGGACAGCTCGCCATTATGTTTGTCATTGCAGATTTTATACAATGGAACGTTCACCGAATGTTGCACCGTGTACCGTGGCTCTGGAAATTCCATCAAGTACATCATAGCGTTAAGGAAATGGGTTTTGCCGCGCAGTTTCGGTTCCATTTTATGGAAACCCTTGTGTACAAAACCGTACAGTACATTCCACTGGCCATGATAGGCTTTGGTATTGAACAGTTTTTTATCGTACACATGTTCGCCGTCTTCGTAGGACACCTCAATCATGCCAATGTAAATTGGAATTATGGCAAACTGGGCTATCTTTTCAACAATCCCAATATGCATATCTGGCATCATGCGAAAGAACTGCCGGCAGAACATCCTTACGGAATGAACTACGGACTCACCCTAAGCATCTGGGACTATCTCTTTGGTACGGCATACGTTCCGGGAGATGGGCGGGATATCGAACTGGGATTTCATGGAGAAGAAAAACTCCCCAAAGATTTTACAGGTCAGGTAGTATATCCTTTTAAGAGCAAAGAATGA
- a CDS encoding dipeptide epimerase, which yields MQITLKKYTLALKHTFSISRESHDFQDTLIVSLRDQGNIGHGEATSNPYYNITVKSMMEEIEQNRTQIEAYSFKKPEDFYSFLKTLKLSNFALCALDLAANDLYGKIQRKPLYELWETTTAQYPKTNYTIGLDTVEKMVEKMQELPWPLYKIKLGTEDDVAIISELRKHTDAVFRVDANCAWGPEQTIENAPILKEMGVEFIEQPLKADNWEDMKRVIKESALPIIADESCIVPEDVARCAGHFTGINIKLTKCGGLTPARKMIAEAKQKGLKVMVGCMTESSVGISAIAQLLPQLDFVDMDGAMLLREDIAKGAEIKDGGEVVFPQLGGCGITLF from the coding sequence ATGCAAATCACCTTAAAAAAATATACGCTCGCGCTCAAGCACACCTTCAGCATTTCGAGGGAATCGCACGATTTTCAGGATACGCTTATTGTTTCCCTTCGCGACCAGGGGAATATAGGGCATGGCGAGGCGACTTCAAACCCGTATTACAACATCACGGTGAAAAGTATGATGGAGGAAATTGAGCAAAATCGCACCCAGATTGAAGCCTATTCCTTTAAAAAACCAGAAGATTTTTACTCCTTTTTAAAGACACTGAAGCTTAGTAATTTCGCCCTCTGCGCGTTAGATCTGGCCGCAAATGATCTTTACGGAAAAATTCAGCGGAAACCGCTTTATGAACTTTGGGAAACCACGACCGCGCAGTATCCAAAAACCAACTATACCATAGGTCTGGACACCGTGGAAAAAATGGTCGAAAAGATGCAGGAACTGCCCTGGCCGCTCTATAAAATCAAACTGGGCACGGAAGACGATGTTGCCATCATAAGCGAACTGCGTAAGCATACGGATGCTGTTTTTCGGGTGGATGCGAATTGTGCCTGGGGCCCGGAACAAACCATTGAAAACGCACCGATCCTAAAAGAAATGGGCGTTGAATTTATCGAGCAGCCTTTAAAAGCCGACAATTGGGAAGACATGAAGCGCGTAATCAAAGAAAGCGCACTGCCCATAATCGCAGATGAAAGCTGTATCGTACCAGAAGATGTGGCCAGATGTGCCGGTCATTTCACCGGTATCAATATAAAATTGACCAAATGTGGCGGACTAACACCTGCACGGAAAATGATTGCCGAAGCCAAACAAAAAGGACTAAAGGTAATGGTAGGCTGCATGACGGAATCTTCCGTGGGAATATCTGCGATTGCGCAATTGTTACCGCAGCTTGATTTTGTGGATATGGATGGTGCGATGTTACTTAGGGAAGATATTGCAAAAGGGGCAGAGATCAAAGATGGGGGCGAAGTGGTATTTCCACAATTGGGCGGTTGCGGGATAACCTTATTCTAA
- a CDS encoding pyridoxal phosphate-dependent aminotransferase family protein produces the protein MAIYLKKVPARTITENGREYLYFGGTSYLGLQHHPEFEDLLIKNIKEYGVSHGASRKSNIRLKIYDEAETFMANWTGAEASLIVSSGYLAGQLLRDYFDEDGYAVFYMPHTHTALSRKRDLFYGSNADLEHALEKHLNENPSQTPVLFLDTVTFSNENFPDFEFLKTLPLDRIILVADDSHGIGIIGEYGSGAFSKLSLLGARELLVCGSLSKGPTIQAGFILGEINRIDHLKNSLPFGGSSPASPASIATLLEADSIYTQQRKKLAENVNFFLDLVNNKSFFQYTAGHPAFAFRSIQLAEYLRENSVLVTHFNYPNSDAVVLSRIVLSAGHTPEDIANLCGLINEFLAKNA, from the coding sequence ATGGCTATTTATCTCAAAAAAGTACCCGCGAGAACAATAACCGAAAACGGCCGGGAATACCTTTATTTTGGTGGGACTTCCTATCTGGGGCTTCAACATCATCCCGAATTTGAGGATCTACTAATCAAAAATATCAAGGAATATGGTGTAAGTCACGGCGCTTCGAGAAAATCGAATATCAGGCTTAAGATCTATGACGAGGCAGAAACCTTTATGGCAAACTGGACCGGTGCTGAAGCCTCGCTAATAGTCTCTTCGGGGTATCTGGCCGGGCAGTTGCTGCGTGATTATTTTGATGAAGATGGTTACGCGGTTTTTTATATGCCCCACACGCATACGGCGCTATCGCGGAAAAGGGATCTTTTTTATGGTTCTAACGCTGATTTAGAGCATGCGCTAGAAAAACACCTCAATGAAAACCCGTCGCAAACACCAGTTTTATTCCTGGATACTGTAACTTTTTCAAATGAAAATTTCCCCGATTTTGAATTTTTAAAAACACTTCCTTTAGATCGAATTATTCTTGTGGCAGATGATTCTCATGGCATTGGAATCATAGGGGAATACGGTAGCGGAGCATTCTCAAAATTGTCTCTTCTGGGTGCACGGGAACTTCTGGTTTGCGGTTCCCTGAGCAAAGGGCCCACGATTCAGGCAGGTTTTATTCTCGGTGAAATTAATCGTATCGATCACCTTAAGAACAGTTTGCCCTTCGGGGGTTCTAGTCCGGCGTCGCCGGCAAGCATAGCAACACTTCTGGAGGCCGATTCAATTTATACGCAACAGCGCAAAAAACTGGCGGAAAATGTCAATTTTTTCCTCGATTTGGTCAATAATAAGTCGTTTTTTCAATATACGGCAGGACATCCGGCATTTGCCTTCCGCAGTATACAACTTGCTGAATATTTAAGGGAAAACAGCGTTTTAGTAACCCATTTCAACTATCCCAATTCTGATGCGGTGGTACTCAGCCGAATTGTCCTTAGCGCCGGGCATACCCCGGAAGATATTGCCAATTTATGCGGACTGATAAATGAATTTTTAGCTAAAAATGCCTGA